The following coding sequences lie in one Lolium perenne isolate Kyuss_39 chromosome 2, Kyuss_2.0, whole genome shotgun sequence genomic window:
- the LOC127335396 gene encoding wall-associated receptor kinase 2 — translation MALIFLPLLLLPLATASNPLVKPGCQPRCGGVDIPYPFGIGAGCFRPGFQIDCRNRIGGGPAPFLPDATVRVGTARPKPVRVLKLMVTPRAQVRVKLRVAHQCFDAAGNETSRFDGRMKVNPVGVYRISNTANELFVLGCSTFIYAGRGKLGLRDNVSLAYFSGCVAYCNSAGSARDGKCAGVGCCRVDIPAALTNTYMRFGNWPHKGIEFNPCNYAFIVEKNHYTFKAADLKRTPVSPWTMPLWLDWAIRNGNNSLSCPQAIITPGYTCVSKNSKCVNSTNGMGYTCNCASGYEGNPYLDNGCTDIDECKHTETYPCFGKCTNMNGYFDCTCPRGFKGNATLPNGCVKSINTSLIIGLSVSSGPAMLLLFLGSVLIIRKVKYEKVKRLKQKFFNQNRGKLLQQLVSHRSDIAERMLIPLKELEKATNNFHRTRKLGGGGHGTVYKGILSDLHVVAIKKSNIVVKREINEFINEVAILSQFNHRNIVKLIGCCLETEVPLLAYEFISNGTLCDYLHKEPRRSIPWEDRLRIATEIGKALAYLHSAISVPVIHRDIKSANILLDDALTTKVSDFGASRYIPKDQTCITTMVQGTLGYMDPTYYCSGRLTEKSDVYSFGVILIELLTRKMPITYRSSNGDGLVAQFLELLADCKLVEILDPQVMDERGDQVEKVAALAMLCIKLRAEERPTMRQVEMTLEGLQSPKEHILHDLQAGTKVGTHLARIYSSTIGNISSVDVSRQYSQEEEFMLSARYPR, via the exons ATGGCATTGATCTTCCTGCCTTTGCTGCTACTGCCATTAGCCACCGCCTCTAACCCCTTGGTGAAGCCTGGCTGCCAGCCGCGATGCGGCGGCGTCGACATCCCCTACCCGTTCGGCATCGGCGCCGGCTGCTTCCGACCGGGCTTCCAGATCGACTGCCGCAACAGGATCGGCGGCGGCCCCGCGCCGTTTCTGCCGGACGCCACCGTCCGGGTGGGTACGGCGCGCCCCAAGCCCGTGCGCGTGCTGAAGCTGATGGTGACGCCGCGCGCGCAGGTCCGCGTGAAGCTGCGAGTGGCGCACCAGTGCTTCGACGCCGCCGGCAACGAGACCAGCCGCTTCGACGGCAGGATGAAAGTCAACCCGGTGGGCGTGTACCGCATCTCCAACACCGCGAACGAGCTCTTCGTCCTGGGCTGCAGCACCTTCATCTACGCCGGCAGGGGGAAGCTGGGGCTGAGGGATAACGTATCATTGGCGTACTTCAGCGGGTGCGTGGCGTACTGCAACAGTGCAGGGAGCGCGCGGGATGGCAAGTGCGCCGGCGTCGGCTGCTGCCGAGTCGATATCCCGGCGGCCCTCACCAACACCTATATGAGATTCGGCAATTGGCCGCACAAGGGCATCGAGTTCAACCCCTGCAACTACGCGTTCATCGTGGAGAAGAACCACTACACCTTCAAGGCTGCTGACCTGAAGAGAACGCCGGTGTCGCCCTGGACAATGCCACTTTGGCTCGACTGGGCTATCCGCAATGGCAATAACTCCTTGTCTTGCCCCCAGGCGATAATAACACCGGGATACACCTGCGTGAGCAAGAACAGCAAGTGCGTGAATTCCACCAACGGGATGGGGTATACCTGCAACTGCGCCTCAGGCTACGAGGGCAATCCATATCTTGACAACGGTTGTACAG ATATCGATGAGTGCAAGCACACAGAAACATACCCATGCTTTGGCAAATGTACCAATATGAATGGATATTTCGACTGCACATGCCCACGAGGATTCAAAGGCAATGCGACCCTACCTAATGGTTGTGTCAAGTCCATAAACACAA gttTAATTATTGGTCTATCAGTTTCTAGTGGTCCAGCTATGCTACTTTTGTTTTTGGGCTCGGTATTAATAATCCGGAAGGTTAAGTATGAGAAGGTTAAAAGGTTGAAACAAAAATTCTTCAATCAAAATCGTGGAAAACTGTTGCAACAATTGGTATCCCATAGGTCAGACATTGCAGAGAGAATGTTAATACCTTTAAAGGAGCTAGAAAAGGCCACAAACAACTTCCATCGAACCCGTAAGCTTGGTGGCGGAGGGCATGGTACAGTATACAAGGGAATTTTGTCAGATTTGCATGTCGTGGCCATCAAGAAGTCAAATATTGTGGTCAAGAGAGAAATTAATGAATTTATAAATGAGGTTGCCATACTCTCACAGTTCAATCACAGGAATATTGTAAAGCTTATTGGATGTTGTCTCGAGACAGAAGTCCCTTTGTTGGCTTATGAGTTCATTTCAAATGGAACCCTATGTGATTATCTTCACAAGGAACCACGGAGATCAATACCTTGGGAAGACAGGTTACGGATCGCAACAGAAATTGGCAAAGCTCTTGCTTACCTTCACTCGGCTATTTCTGTCCCTGTAATACATAGAGATATCAAGTCTGCCAATATACTTCTTGATGATGCCTTGACAACGAAGGTGTCTGACTTTGGAGCTTCCAGGTACATTCCTAAGGATCAAACTTGTATAACAACAATGGTGCAAGGAACTCTAGGATATATGGATCCTACATACTATTGTAGTGGCCGGCTAACCGAAAAAAGTGACGTTTATAGCTTTGGGGTAATTCTTATTGaactgcttacaaggaagatgccaaTTACATATAGATCCTCCAATGGTGATGGCCTTGTTGcgcagttccttgaactacttGCCGATTGTAAATTGGTTGAAATACTGGATCCACAGGTCATGGATGAGCGAGGTGACCAAGTTGAAAAAGTAGCTGCTCTAGCCATGTTGTGCATAAAACTAAGAGCAGAAGAGCGACCTACAATGAGGCAAGTGGAGATGACTCTTGAAGGTCTCCAATCACCGAAGGAGCACATACTGCATGATTTGCAAGCAGGAACAAAAGTGGGGACTCATTTGGCAAGAATATATTCATCAACTATAGGAAACATAAGCTCGGTGGATGTGAGCAGGCAATATAGTCAAGAAGAAGAGTTCATGTTGTCTGCAAGATATCCACGATAG
- the LOC127335397 gene encoding uncharacterized protein — MGGLSVIAPPAGDSASPAHRRARRAFLVSNYMILGAASGCGFLTLSLRLVPSVDGFLLILLHALTVAAAVAGCAVIAAPDPPRGRVYTAHMSGTVVVSILQGAAAVLAFSRTAEFLADGLRSYVREEDGAVILRMVGGLGIAIFCLEWVALALAFVLRYYAYVDRECGGNPMRRSAKVGGEDGAGTWPWQFQV, encoded by the coding sequence ATGGGCGGCCTCTCAGTGATCGCGCCGCCGGCGGGCGACTCGGCATCGCCCGCGCACCGCCGCGCGCGCCGCGCATTCCTGGTCTCCAACTACATGATCCTGGGCGCGGCGTCGGGGTGCGGCTTCCTCACGCTCTCGCTGCGCCTGGTGCCCTCCGTCGACGGCTTCCTCCTCATCCTGCTCCACGCGctcaccgtcgccgccgccgtcgccggctgCGCCGTCATCGCGGCGCCCGACCCGCCGCGGGGGCGCGTCTACACCGCGCACATGTCCGGCACCGTCGTGGTGTCCATCCTCCAGGGCGCCGCCGCCGTGCTCGCCTTCTCCCGCACCGCCGAGTTCCTCGCCGACGGGCTCCGCTCCTACGTCCGCGAGGAGGACGGCGCCGTCATCCTCCGCATGGTCGGCGGGCTCGGCATCGCCATCTTCTGCCTCGAGTGGGTCGCCCTCGCGCTCGCGTTTGTGCTCCGGTACTACGCGTATGTTGATAGGGAGTGCGGCGGCAACCCCATGCGCCGCAGCGCCAAGGTCGGCGGCGAGGACGGCGCTGGCACCTGGCCCTGGCAGTTCCAGGTCTGA